Proteins co-encoded in one Malus sylvestris chromosome 7, drMalSylv7.2, whole genome shotgun sequence genomic window:
- the LOC126630770 gene encoding ETHYLENE INSENSITIVE 3-like 1 protein isoform X3 produces the protein MEIFEELGLSGDLDFLSAPLEEDEAAPEHDPEATVEEDSSDEELGVDELEKRVWKYRMRLKRLKEQDKGTEGADNARQCQPKEQSQRKKMSRAQDAILKYMLRMMEVCKAEGFVYGIVPKKGKPVTGASDNLREWWKGKVRFGRNGPAAISKYLAEHSIPGKNEDSNAVASTHHTLQELQDGTLGSLLSALLQHCNPPQRRFPLDKGVAPPWWPTGNEEWWTQLNLPKDQGPPPYKKPHDLKKAWKVSVLTAVIKHMSPDIAKIQKLVHQSRCLQDKMTAKESTTWLAIINQEENLAQMLYPDRFPPPLPLWSESFAISCTSDYDVEVVDDEQNNEVEDCQPLFNHFNTETAGQRDVPMHHIKGELVETNSKFGQKRKQLPEEPHMILNHQIYTCEYLHCPYHDYRLGFLDITARNNHQLTCSHRNNSSQVFGMSNFNCNSDKLGGSLPASQPIPAIQQPVNQTSCLNASGHGVAGDGQKMISEHVSFYDSNIQQSKNSDPGSLNGIEDNNQHQVNYQFPMNDNFFDQGVVMGPNMSEPSPIPMLPPAPPAPPATPALFFDQGVDMGPNLFFDQGVDMGSNMSEASPMPMLPPATPAPPALFLDQGVVTEPNMSGALPMPMLHPATPAPSALFFDQGVVMGPNMSEASPIPMLPPAPPALFFDQGVVMGPNMSEASPMPMLPPATPAPPAPPAQFTKTQFDPCNLFDYPFGNHPYNADNLGFGTNLPQGDYNVDSLLEQGPFWMC, from the exons ATGGAGATCTTTGAGGAATTGGGGTTAAGTGGTGATCTTGACTTTCTTTCGGCTCCCCTCGAGGAAGATGAGGCAGCCCCAGAGCATGACCCAGAGGCAACAGTGGAGGAGGATAGCAGCGATGAAGAATTGGGGGTTGATGAGCTTGAGAAGAGGGTGTGGAAATATAGAATGCGACTGAAGCGGCTTAAGGAACAAGATAAAGGAACAGAAGGAGCTGACAATGCAAGGCAGTGCCAACCAAAGGAACAAtctcagaggaagaagatgtcACGGGCACAAGATGCAATCCTGAAATATATGTTAAGAATGATGGAAGTTTGCAAAGCTgagggttttgtttatgggattGTCCCCAAAAAAGGTAAACCAGTGACTGGTGCTTCTGACAATCTTCGTGAATGGTGGAAGGGAAAAGTAAGATTTGGTCGTAATGGCCCTGCTGCAATTTCTAAGTATCTGGCTGAACATTCAATCCCTGGGAAGAATGAAGACTCCAATGCAGTGGCATCAACTCATCACACCTTACAGGAGCTCCAAGATGGCACTCTTGGTTCACTTTTGTCGGCTTTGCTGCAGCACTGCAATCCACCCCAAAGACGTTTCCCCTTGGACAAGGGTGTTGCCCCACCTTGGTGGCCCACTGGCAATGAGGAATGGTGGACTCAATTGAATCTGCCCAAGGATCAGGGTCCTCCACCATACAAGAAGCCTCATGATCTGAAGAAGGCTTGGAAGGTGAGTGTTCTCACAGCTGTGATAAAGCACATGTCGCCCGATATTGCCAAGatccagaagcttgttcatcAGTCTAGATGTTTGCAGGACAAAATGACTGCTAAGGAGAGCACTACTTGGCTCGCCATCATTAACCAGGAGGAAAATTTGGCCCAGATGTTATATCCTGATAGATTTCCACCTCCATTGCCTCTTTGGAGTGAGTCTTTTGCAATCAGTTGTACCAGTGATTATGATGTTGAAGTGGTTGATGACGAACAGAATAATGAAGTAGAGGATTGCCAACCTCTTTTTAATCACTTCAATACTGAAACCGCTGGACAAAGAGATGTACCGATGCATCATATTAAGGGAGAGCTGGTTGAGACCAATTCGAAATTTGGTCAAAAGAGGAAGCAGCTGCCTGAAGAGCCACACATGATTCTAAATCATCAGATTTACACCTGCGAATATCTGCATTGCCCATATCATGATTATCGCCTAGGCTTTCTCGACATAACTGCAAGAAATAATCACCAGTTGACTTGTTCACACAGGAATAATTCTTCACAAGTGTTTGGAATGTCAAACTTTAATTGTAACAGTGACAAACTTGGGGGCTCTCTACCCGCTTCCCAACCTATTCCAGCTATTCAACAACCAGTGAACCAGACAAGTTGTTTGAATGCTTCGGGACATGGAGTTGCTGGGGATGGGCAGAAAATGATATCTGAGCATGTGTCATTCTATGACAGTAATATTCAGCAGAGCAAGAACTCAGATCCTGGAAGTCTCAATGGTATAGAAGACAACAACCAGCATCAGGTGAATTATCAATTTCCGATGAATGATAACTTCTTTGATCAGGGGGTGGTTATGGGACCCAACATGTCTGAACCGTCACCTATACCTATGCTTCCTCCAGCTCCTCCAGCTCCTCCAGCTACTCCAGCTCTCTTCTTTGATCAAGGGGTGGATATGGGACCCAATCTCTTCTTTGATCAAGGGGTGGATATGGGATCCAACATGTCTGAAGCGTCGCCTATGC CTATGCTTCCTCCAGCTACTCCAGCTCCTCCAGCTCTCTTCCTTGATCAAGGGGTGGTTACGGAACCCAACATGTCTGGAGCGTTGCCTATGCCTATGCTGCATCCAGCTACTCCAGCTCCTTCAGCTCTCTTCTTTGATCAAGGGGTTGTTATGGGACCCAACATGTCTGAAGCGTCGCCTATACCTATGCTTCCTCCAGCTCCTCCAGCTCTCTTCTTTGATCAAGGGGTTGTTATGGGACCCAACATGTCTGAAGCGTCGCCTATGCCGATGCTTCCTCCAGCTACTCCAGCTCCTCCAGctcctccagcccaattcacaAAAACTCAGTTTGATCCGTGCAACTTATTTGATTATCCATTTGGTAACCATCCCTATAATGCTGACAACTTAGGATTTGGCACCAACTTGCCGCAAGGTGACTATAATGTTGACTCGCTGCTGGAGCAAGGTCCATTTTGGATGTGTTGA
- the LOC126630770 gene encoding protein ETHYLENE INSENSITIVE 3-like isoform X4, whose protein sequence is MEIFEELGLSGDLDFLSAPLEEDEAAPEHDPEATVEEDSSDEELGVDELEKRVWKYRMRLKRLKEQDKGTEGADNARQCQPKEQSQRKKMSRAQDAILKYMLRMMEVCKAEGFVYGIVPKKGKPVTGASDNLREWWKGKVRFGRNGPAAISKYLAEHSIPGKNEDSNAVASTHHTLQELQDGTLGSLLSALLQHCNPPQRRFPLDKGVAPPWWPTGNEEWWTQLNLPKDQGPPPYKKPHDLKKAWKVSVLTAVIKHMSPDIAKIQKLVHQSRCLQDKMTAKESTTWLAIINQEENLAQMLYPDRFPPPLPLWSESFAISCTSDYDVEVVDDEQNNEVEDCQPLFNHFNTETAGQRDVPMHHIKGELVETNSKFGQKRKQLPEEPHMILNHQIYTCEYLHCPYHDYRLGFLDITARNNHQLTCSHRNNSSQVFGMSNFNCNSDKLGGSLPASQPIPAIQQPVNQTSCLNASGHGVAGDGQKMISEHVSFYDSNIQQSKNSDPGSLNGIEDNNQHQVNYQFPMNDNFFDQGVVMGPNMSEPSPIPMLPPATPAPPALFLDQGVVTEPNMSGALPMPMLHPATPAPSALFFDQGVVMGPNMSEASPIPMLPPAPPALFFDQGVVMGPNMSEASPMPMLPPATPAPPAPPAQFTKTQFDPCNLFDYPFGNHPYNADNLGFGTNLPQGDYNVDSLLEQGPFWMC, encoded by the exons ATGGAGATCTTTGAGGAATTGGGGTTAAGTGGTGATCTTGACTTTCTTTCGGCTCCCCTCGAGGAAGATGAGGCAGCCCCAGAGCATGACCCAGAGGCAACAGTGGAGGAGGATAGCAGCGATGAAGAATTGGGGGTTGATGAGCTTGAGAAGAGGGTGTGGAAATATAGAATGCGACTGAAGCGGCTTAAGGAACAAGATAAAGGAACAGAAGGAGCTGACAATGCAAGGCAGTGCCAACCAAAGGAACAAtctcagaggaagaagatgtcACGGGCACAAGATGCAATCCTGAAATATATGTTAAGAATGATGGAAGTTTGCAAAGCTgagggttttgtttatgggattGTCCCCAAAAAAGGTAAACCAGTGACTGGTGCTTCTGACAATCTTCGTGAATGGTGGAAGGGAAAAGTAAGATTTGGTCGTAATGGCCCTGCTGCAATTTCTAAGTATCTGGCTGAACATTCAATCCCTGGGAAGAATGAAGACTCCAATGCAGTGGCATCAACTCATCACACCTTACAGGAGCTCCAAGATGGCACTCTTGGTTCACTTTTGTCGGCTTTGCTGCAGCACTGCAATCCACCCCAAAGACGTTTCCCCTTGGACAAGGGTGTTGCCCCACCTTGGTGGCCCACTGGCAATGAGGAATGGTGGACTCAATTGAATCTGCCCAAGGATCAGGGTCCTCCACCATACAAGAAGCCTCATGATCTGAAGAAGGCTTGGAAGGTGAGTGTTCTCACAGCTGTGATAAAGCACATGTCGCCCGATATTGCCAAGatccagaagcttgttcatcAGTCTAGATGTTTGCAGGACAAAATGACTGCTAAGGAGAGCACTACTTGGCTCGCCATCATTAACCAGGAGGAAAATTTGGCCCAGATGTTATATCCTGATAGATTTCCACCTCCATTGCCTCTTTGGAGTGAGTCTTTTGCAATCAGTTGTACCAGTGATTATGATGTTGAAGTGGTTGATGACGAACAGAATAATGAAGTAGAGGATTGCCAACCTCTTTTTAATCACTTCAATACTGAAACCGCTGGACAAAGAGATGTACCGATGCATCATATTAAGGGAGAGCTGGTTGAGACCAATTCGAAATTTGGTCAAAAGAGGAAGCAGCTGCCTGAAGAGCCACACATGATTCTAAATCATCAGATTTACACCTGCGAATATCTGCATTGCCCATATCATGATTATCGCCTAGGCTTTCTCGACATAACTGCAAGAAATAATCACCAGTTGACTTGTTCACACAGGAATAATTCTTCACAAGTGTTTGGAATGTCAAACTTTAATTGTAACAGTGACAAACTTGGGGGCTCTCTACCCGCTTCCCAACCTATTCCAGCTATTCAACAACCAGTGAACCAGACAAGTTGTTTGAATGCTTCGGGACATGGAGTTGCTGGGGATGGGCAGAAAATGATATCTGAGCATGTGTCATTCTATGACAGTAATATTCAGCAGAGCAAGAACTCAGATCCTGGAAGTCTCAATGGTATAGAAGACAACAACCAGCATCAGGTGAATTATCAATTTCCGATGAATGATAACTTCTTTGATCAGGGGGTGGTTATGGGACCCAACATGTCTGAACCGTCACCTATAC CTATGCTTCCTCCAGCTACTCCAGCTCCTCCAGCTCTCTTCCTTGATCAAGGGGTGGTTACGGAACCCAACATGTCTGGAGCGTTGCCTATGCCTATGCTGCATCCAGCTACTCCAGCTCCTTCAGCTCTCTTCTTTGATCAAGGGGTTGTTATGGGACCCAACATGTCTGAAGCGTCGCCTATACCTATGCTTCCTCCAGCTCCTCCAGCTCTCTTCTTTGATCAAGGGGTTGTTATGGGACCCAACATGTCTGAAGCGTCGCCTATGCCGATGCTTCCTCCAGCTACTCCAGCTCCTCCAGctcctccagcccaattcacaAAAACTCAGTTTGATCCGTGCAACTTATTTGATTATCCATTTGGTAACCATCCCTATAATGCTGACAACTTAGGATTTGGCACCAACTTGCCGCAAGGTGACTATAATGTTGACTCGCTGCTGGAGCAAGGTCCATTTTGGATGTGTTGA
- the LOC126630770 gene encoding ETHYLENE INSENSITIVE 3-like 1 protein isoform X1: MEIFEELGLSGDLDFLSAPLEEDEAAPEHDPEATVEEDSSDEELGVDELEKRVWKYRMRLKRLKEQDKGTEGADNARQCQPKEQSQRKKMSRAQDAILKYMLRMMEVCKAEGFVYGIVPKKGKPVTGASDNLREWWKGKVRFGRNGPAAISKYLAEHSIPGKNEDSNAVASTHHTLQELQDGTLGSLLSALLQHCNPPQRRFPLDKGVAPPWWPTGNEEWWTQLNLPKDQGPPPYKKPHDLKKAWKVSVLTAVIKHMSPDIAKIQKLVHQSRCLQDKMTAKESTTWLAIINQEENLAQMLYPDRFPPPLPLWSESFAISCTSDYDVEVVDDEQNNEVEDCQPLFNHFNTETAGQRDVPMHHIKGELVETNSKFGQKRKQLPEEPHMILNHQIYTCEYLHCPYHDYRLGFLDITARNNHQLTCSHRNNSSQVFGMSNFNCNSDKLGGSLPASQPIPAIQQPVNQTSCLNASGHGVAGDGQKMISEHVSFYDSNIQQSKNSDPGSLNGIEDNNQHQVNYQFPMNDNFFDQGVVMGPNMSEPSPIPMLPPAPPAPPATPALFFDQGVDMGPNLFFDQGVDMGSNMSEASPMPMFPPATPATPATPAPPAPPALFFDQGEVMGPNTSEASSMPMLPPATRATPAPPALFFDQGVLMGPNLPEASPIPMLPPATLAPPALFFDQGGVMGPNISEALPMPMLCPAPPALFFDQGVVMRPNMSEASPIPMLPPATPAPPALFLDQGVVTEPNMSGALPMPMLHPATPAPSALFFDQGVVMGPNMSEASPIPMLPPAPPALFFDQGVVMGPNMSEASPMPMLPPATPAPPAPPAQFTKTQFDPCNLFDYPFGNHPYNADNLGFGTNLPQGDYNVDSLLEQGPFWMC; the protein is encoded by the coding sequence ATGGAGATCTTTGAGGAATTGGGGTTAAGTGGTGATCTTGACTTTCTTTCGGCTCCCCTCGAGGAAGATGAGGCAGCCCCAGAGCATGACCCAGAGGCAACAGTGGAGGAGGATAGCAGCGATGAAGAATTGGGGGTTGATGAGCTTGAGAAGAGGGTGTGGAAATATAGAATGCGACTGAAGCGGCTTAAGGAACAAGATAAAGGAACAGAAGGAGCTGACAATGCAAGGCAGTGCCAACCAAAGGAACAAtctcagaggaagaagatgtcACGGGCACAAGATGCAATCCTGAAATATATGTTAAGAATGATGGAAGTTTGCAAAGCTgagggttttgtttatgggattGTCCCCAAAAAAGGTAAACCAGTGACTGGTGCTTCTGACAATCTTCGTGAATGGTGGAAGGGAAAAGTAAGATTTGGTCGTAATGGCCCTGCTGCAATTTCTAAGTATCTGGCTGAACATTCAATCCCTGGGAAGAATGAAGACTCCAATGCAGTGGCATCAACTCATCACACCTTACAGGAGCTCCAAGATGGCACTCTTGGTTCACTTTTGTCGGCTTTGCTGCAGCACTGCAATCCACCCCAAAGACGTTTCCCCTTGGACAAGGGTGTTGCCCCACCTTGGTGGCCCACTGGCAATGAGGAATGGTGGACTCAATTGAATCTGCCCAAGGATCAGGGTCCTCCACCATACAAGAAGCCTCATGATCTGAAGAAGGCTTGGAAGGTGAGTGTTCTCACAGCTGTGATAAAGCACATGTCGCCCGATATTGCCAAGatccagaagcttgttcatcAGTCTAGATGTTTGCAGGACAAAATGACTGCTAAGGAGAGCACTACTTGGCTCGCCATCATTAACCAGGAGGAAAATTTGGCCCAGATGTTATATCCTGATAGATTTCCACCTCCATTGCCTCTTTGGAGTGAGTCTTTTGCAATCAGTTGTACCAGTGATTATGATGTTGAAGTGGTTGATGACGAACAGAATAATGAAGTAGAGGATTGCCAACCTCTTTTTAATCACTTCAATACTGAAACCGCTGGACAAAGAGATGTACCGATGCATCATATTAAGGGAGAGCTGGTTGAGACCAATTCGAAATTTGGTCAAAAGAGGAAGCAGCTGCCTGAAGAGCCACACATGATTCTAAATCATCAGATTTACACCTGCGAATATCTGCATTGCCCATATCATGATTATCGCCTAGGCTTTCTCGACATAACTGCAAGAAATAATCACCAGTTGACTTGTTCACACAGGAATAATTCTTCACAAGTGTTTGGAATGTCAAACTTTAATTGTAACAGTGACAAACTTGGGGGCTCTCTACCCGCTTCCCAACCTATTCCAGCTATTCAACAACCAGTGAACCAGACAAGTTGTTTGAATGCTTCGGGACATGGAGTTGCTGGGGATGGGCAGAAAATGATATCTGAGCATGTGTCATTCTATGACAGTAATATTCAGCAGAGCAAGAACTCAGATCCTGGAAGTCTCAATGGTATAGAAGACAACAACCAGCATCAGGTGAATTATCAATTTCCGATGAATGATAACTTCTTTGATCAGGGGGTGGTTATGGGACCCAACATGTCTGAACCGTCACCTATACCTATGCTTCCTCCAGCTCCTCCAGCTCCTCCAGCTACTCCAGCTCTCTTCTTTGATCAAGGGGTGGATATGGGACCCAATCTCTTCTTTGATCAAGGGGTGGATATGGGATCCAACATGTCTGAAGCGTCGCCTATGCCTATGTTTCCTCCAGCTACTCCAGCTACTCCAGCTACTCCAGCTCCTCCAGCGCCTCCAGCTCTCTTCTTTGATCAAGGGGAGGTTATGGGACCCAACACATCTGAAGCGTCATCTATGCCTATGCTTCCTCCAGCTACTCGAGCTACTCCAGCTCCTCCAGCTCTCTTCTTTGATCAAGGGGTGCTTATGGGACCCAACTTGCCTGAAGCATCGCCTATACCTATGCTTCCTCCAGCTACTCTAGCTCCTCCAGCTCTCTTCTTTGATCAAGGGGGGGTTATGGGACCCAACATATCTGAAGCGTTGCCTATGCCTATGCTTTGTCCAGCTCCTCCAGCTCTCTTCTTTGATCAAGGGGTGGTTATGAGACCCAACATGTCTGAAGCATCGCCTATACCTATGCTTCCTCCAGCTACTCCAGCTCCTCCAGCTCTCTTCCTTGATCAAGGGGTGGTTACGGAACCCAACATGTCTGGAGCGTTGCCTATGCCTATGCTGCATCCAGCTACTCCAGCTCCTTCAGCTCTCTTCTTTGATCAAGGGGTTGTTATGGGACCCAACATGTCTGAAGCGTCGCCTATACCTATGCTTCCTCCAGCTCCTCCAGCTCTCTTCTTTGATCAAGGGGTTGTTATGGGACCCAACATGTCTGAAGCGTCGCCTATGCCGATGCTTCCTCCAGCTACTCCAGCTCCTCCAGctcctccagcccaattcacaAAAACTCAGTTTGATCCGTGCAACTTATTTGATTATCCATTTGGTAACCATCCCTATAATGCTGACAACTTAGGATTTGGCACCAACTTGCCGCAAGGTGACTATAATGTTGACTCGCTGCTGGAGCAAGGTCCATTTTGGATGTGTTGA
- the LOC126630770 gene encoding ETHYLENE INSENSITIVE 3-like 1 protein isoform X2 has protein sequence MEIFEELGLSGDLDFLSAPLEEDEAAPEHDPEATVEEDSSDEELGVDELEKRVWKYRMRLKRLKEQDKGTEGADNARQCQPKEQSQRKKMSRAQDAILKYMLRMMEVCKAEGFVYGIVPKKGKPVTGASDNLREWWKGKVRFGRNGPAAISKYLAEHSIPGKNEDSNAVASTHHTLQELQDGTLGSLLSALLQHCNPPQRRFPLDKGVAPPWWPTGNEEWWTQLNLPKDQGPPPYKKPHDLKKAWKDKMTAKESTTWLAIINQEENLAQMLYPDRFPPPLPLWSESFAISCTSDYDVEVVDDEQNNEVEDCQPLFNHFNTETAGQRDVPMHHIKGELVETNSKFGQKRKQLPEEPHMILNHQIYTCEYLHCPYHDYRLGFLDITARNNHQLTCSHRNNSSQVFGMSNFNCNSDKLGGSLPASQPIPAIQQPVNQTSCLNASGHGVAGDGQKMISEHVSFYDSNIQQSKNSDPGSLNGIEDNNQHQVNYQFPMNDNFFDQGVVMGPNMSEPSPIPMLPPAPPAPPATPALFFDQGVDMGPNLFFDQGVDMGSNMSEASPMPMFPPATPATPATPAPPAPPALFFDQGEVMGPNTSEASSMPMLPPATRATPAPPALFFDQGVLMGPNLPEASPIPMLPPATLAPPALFFDQGGVMGPNISEALPMPMLCPAPPALFFDQGVVMRPNMSEASPIPMLPPATPAPPALFLDQGVVTEPNMSGALPMPMLHPATPAPSALFFDQGVVMGPNMSEASPIPMLPPAPPALFFDQGVVMGPNMSEASPMPMLPPATPAPPAPPAQFTKTQFDPCNLFDYPFGNHPYNADNLGFGTNLPQGDYNVDSLLEQGPFWMC, from the exons ATGGAGATCTTTGAGGAATTGGGGTTAAGTGGTGATCTTGACTTTCTTTCGGCTCCCCTCGAGGAAGATGAGGCAGCCCCAGAGCATGACCCAGAGGCAACAGTGGAGGAGGATAGCAGCGATGAAGAATTGGGGGTTGATGAGCTTGAGAAGAGGGTGTGGAAATATAGAATGCGACTGAAGCGGCTTAAGGAACAAGATAAAGGAACAGAAGGAGCTGACAATGCAAGGCAGTGCCAACCAAAGGAACAAtctcagaggaagaagatgtcACGGGCACAAGATGCAATCCTGAAATATATGTTAAGAATGATGGAAGTTTGCAAAGCTgagggttttgtttatgggattGTCCCCAAAAAAGGTAAACCAGTGACTGGTGCTTCTGACAATCTTCGTGAATGGTGGAAGGGAAAAGTAAGATTTGGTCGTAATGGCCCTGCTGCAATTTCTAAGTATCTGGCTGAACATTCAATCCCTGGGAAGAATGAAGACTCCAATGCAGTGGCATCAACTCATCACACCTTACAGGAGCTCCAAGATGGCACTCTTGGTTCACTTTTGTCGGCTTTGCTGCAGCACTGCAATCCACCCCAAAGACGTTTCCCCTTGGACAAGGGTGTTGCCCCACCTTGGTGGCCCACTGGCAATGAGGAATGGTGGACTCAATTGAATCTGCCCAAGGATCAGGGTCCTCCACCATACAAGAAGCCTCATGATCTGAAGAAGGCTTGGAAG GACAAAATGACTGCTAAGGAGAGCACTACTTGGCTCGCCATCATTAACCAGGAGGAAAATTTGGCCCAGATGTTATATCCTGATAGATTTCCACCTCCATTGCCTCTTTGGAGTGAGTCTTTTGCAATCAGTTGTACCAGTGATTATGATGTTGAAGTGGTTGATGACGAACAGAATAATGAAGTAGAGGATTGCCAACCTCTTTTTAATCACTTCAATACTGAAACCGCTGGACAAAGAGATGTACCGATGCATCATATTAAGGGAGAGCTGGTTGAGACCAATTCGAAATTTGGTCAAAAGAGGAAGCAGCTGCCTGAAGAGCCACACATGATTCTAAATCATCAGATTTACACCTGCGAATATCTGCATTGCCCATATCATGATTATCGCCTAGGCTTTCTCGACATAACTGCAAGAAATAATCACCAGTTGACTTGTTCACACAGGAATAATTCTTCACAAGTGTTTGGAATGTCAAACTTTAATTGTAACAGTGACAAACTTGGGGGCTCTCTACCCGCTTCCCAACCTATTCCAGCTATTCAACAACCAGTGAACCAGACAAGTTGTTTGAATGCTTCGGGACATGGAGTTGCTGGGGATGGGCAGAAAATGATATCTGAGCATGTGTCATTCTATGACAGTAATATTCAGCAGAGCAAGAACTCAGATCCTGGAAGTCTCAATGGTATAGAAGACAACAACCAGCATCAGGTGAATTATCAATTTCCGATGAATGATAACTTCTTTGATCAGGGGGTGGTTATGGGACCCAACATGTCTGAACCGTCACCTATACCTATGCTTCCTCCAGCTCCTCCAGCTCCTCCAGCTACTCCAGCTCTCTTCTTTGATCAAGGGGTGGATATGGGACCCAATCTCTTCTTTGATCAAGGGGTGGATATGGGATCCAACATGTCTGAAGCGTCGCCTATGCCTATGTTTCCTCCAGCTACTCCAGCTACTCCAGCTACTCCAGCTCCTCCAGCGCCTCCAGCTCTCTTCTTTGATCAAGGGGAGGTTATGGGACCCAACACATCTGAAGCGTCATCTATGCCTATGCTTCCTCCAGCTACTCGAGCTACTCCAGCTCCTCCAGCTCTCTTCTTTGATCAAGGGGTGCTTATGGGACCCAACTTGCCTGAAGCATCGCCTATACCTATGCTTCCTCCAGCTACTCTAGCTCCTCCAGCTCTCTTCTTTGATCAAGGGGGGGTTATGGGACCCAACATATCTGAAGCGTTGCCTATGCCTATGCTTTGTCCAGCTCCTCCAGCTCTCTTCTTTGATCAAGGGGTGGTTATGAGACCCAACATGTCTGAAGCATCGCCTATACCTATGCTTCCTCCAGCTACTCCAGCTCCTCCAGCTCTCTTCCTTGATCAAGGGGTGGTTACGGAACCCAACATGTCTGGAGCGTTGCCTATGCCTATGCTGCATCCAGCTACTCCAGCTCCTTCAGCTCTCTTCTTTGATCAAGGGGTTGTTATGGGACCCAACATGTCTGAAGCGTCGCCTATACCTATGCTTCCTCCAGCTCCTCCAGCTCTCTTCTTTGATCAAGGGGTTGTTATGGGACCCAACATGTCTGAAGCGTCGCCTATGCCGATGCTTCCTCCAGCTACTCCAGCTCCTCCAGctcctccagcccaattcacaAAAACTCAGTTTGATCCGTGCAACTTATTTGATTATCCATTTGGTAACCATCCCTATAATGCTGACAACTTAGGATTTGGCACCAACTTGCCGCAAGGTGACTATAATGTTGACTCGCTGCTGGAGCAAGGTCCATTTTGGATGTGTTGA